CTTCATGCGATTCAACCGACCCATTATTCGATAAATATACGCCTTCCGGAACCTATACTATTAATTGGAATGATCTGCCTAAGATAAATGATAATACAAGTTTAAGATTGGGCGGATTTGTGGGACTTTTTTACAAAGAGAACAGAACATTTTATACTATTACTGATAGAGGTCCCGTAAATCAAAGTTTAGATGAAAACGGATCAAGGACATATTTTGAAGTTCCAGAATTTATTCCTTCAATAATAGAGCTAGAATTACAGGACGATAACACAGTTAAGGTTGTTAAACAAATAGCAATAACAAATCCTGCCGGAACTTCAATTACCGGGCTTTTACCTTCCGATAGTTGGAACAGTGATGAAGAGATCAACAGTCCGAATCCGACTGAAGACGACTGGGGGATATTCCCCGGCGGTGTTTTGTTCGATATTAAAAATAATTTCTTTTGGATTGCCGAACAATATAATCCGGCGTTAATGCAAATTACATATGACGGTCAGTGGGTAAGAAGAATTAGACCGGGAGAAGGATTGAGAAGAGCGCTCGGCAATCAGACCGTTGACGGCGGATTTACCGGAATAGATTTTTACGGAGAAGATCATTTAGTTACGGTTAACGGAAGATGTTTGGAAAATAATCATATTGCCGGAGATAAAGCCGGGTCTATGAACTATGCTATGCGCAGAGTAAATATCTATAATTTAAAATCCAATACTGATATTTCAATGATCTATAATGTTGAACCTCAAAGCATGGATGGAATTCCAGAGCAATTTGTTTTTCTTGGCGATATAGCCGCGGTTAATGATACTTCTTTTTTGGTTACTGAATTTGCCGAATTTAACGGATCGACGAGAAATTTACTCTTTATGCTCAGCACTAATGACAGTACAACTAAGGCATTAGTCGGATTAGAAGGAATTTTGGGAAAAACAATTGAAACCCTTACAGTAAAAGAAAGAAAAGACAATAAAATAAAACCCGTTAATAAAAAACTTATATATGATTTAAGCGTGACGAAAATTAAACGTCCGGAAGGAATTGCCATAATTAATAAAAATACAATTGCGGTAATCGGTAACAATAAATACGGAATTATAGATGGCGATCCGACAAATGGAAATTACGGATTAAACAAAGATCCGATTTATTTGGAAATAATTAAACTGCCCAATGATTTGGAATTATAAATTACGACCGCATAATATGAAAAAAGCAAAACAAAATTTAAAATTAACTTTTATCATTCTGTCAATTGCTGTGATTGTTTCTTCATGCAATATGGTTTCACCTGAAGACGTAAAAAGCAGCGGAAGAATAAAAGTCAATTTGATATTTAAGTCAACGGGCGAAATAAACATTGCGGATAAAGATATATTAATTACACAAGCAAGAGATTTCAAAGTATTTAAAGGTGAAAATTATGCCGACGTTTTCCAAAATCCTAATCAATTTTTAGAATATACCGATAGCATAGTTACTTTTAATTTATTAAAAGCCGCAAAAAATGAATCTGTTATTCAAGTTGCTTACGGCTCAGTTCCGCCGCTTTCGTATGACAGTCTGCTATTCCAGATTGCGCCTTCAAATTTTTTAATTCTTGAAAATGAAAATTATCCGCTTACAACAAACTACAATGAATTAAGTATCGAAAATAATTTTACCAAAGTAGTTAGAATTAAAAATAGCCTGATTGTAAATGAGAATAAAACAACAACAATAAATATTGAATTTAAAGTTGAAGATTTGGTGTTTAGAATTTTAGATGATTTTGTGTTTAGCGCAAAAGTAGATACTTTCTATGTTTCTAACGAATGAGGAATAGATGAGGATTTCAATTGCCAAAATAATAGTTTTGCTTCTTATCATTTCCGCTGTAACACTTTTTTACAGCTGCAATGATGAAATTAACGGTAACGAATATCCGGTTATTCCTCCCGCAACAGAAATTATTAATATTCCTGTAGCCAATACTTTGGATAATCCTTACTCTCCGATATTAAAAGTCGGCTGGAAAGGTATAAGCGATAACGCCATTATAGACGGATTTTGGGTAAGCTGGAAAACACATTACTTAATACTCGATCAAGTAAATGTTCAAGAACCGTACTTTACAAAAGATGTGACTCAAACAATCGCGTTTCCTTCCGCTGATAGCATCAATAAACAAATACTTTATGTTAAAGCTCAAGATAAATTCGGCAATGTTGACCCAATTGGAGATAGCGTAATTTTTTATACAAAAAGAACTTTACCTCCTAACACATTTATCAGCTATCCTCAAAACAATAGTTCATTATTTCTGCAGCAAAAATCTTCAATAACTTGGAAAGGCGCTAAAATAATTTGTTCGGCAAACACCAATATTGGAGAAATAAAGGATTATACGATCAAAGTTGATAACGGAAACTGGAGCGGCTGGCAGAAAGAACCAATCTTTTATTTGACAGAGGATTTATCAATCGGCGTAAATTCCGGAATTCATAAAATTTCAGTCAAATCCAGAAATACAGCGTTGGTTGAAGATGATACTCCCGCTGAAATCAATATTAATTTTGTAACTCCGACGCATGAAAAAGAGTGGCTGATTGTAGATGGAACTGCTAATCAGAGCGGTTCAACCGAACGACCGAATGATGTTCAAGTCGATGAGTTCTATCAAGAATTACTTTCCGGAATTAATTTTGATACCTGGGATATTGCAAACCAAGGTAAACTTTCCCGCGAAACAATGGGTAAATACAAATATGTTCTTTGGCACAGCGATGATCATAGAAGTACGGATCTGACGAAATACACCGGCTTAATTTCAGACTATCTCAATACAAAAGGAAGACTGCTTTTATCGGGCTGGAATTATTATTCATATTTCCAAAATAATACCGAATGGCTGGACAGTACTTCGATATATGGAAATATTCTCACCGATTATTTTCATATTAAAAACGCTTCAACAATTGAAGACGCTTTATTGGATAGTATTGTTGTGAAAACTCAAGATAATCTCGACACTAAATTTGCCGTTGATTCGTTAAAACTATTTTCTTTTAGAAAAGGTTTGTACAAAGTAATAAATTTTACCGGACTAGGAGCTTTTACTACGCCGATTTTCAGATATCATACCGCTGATACAACTGAGTCAAACTTTAACGATTCGGTTATCGGCTTTGGTTATCATAATTCGGAATATCAGATAGTAATTTCAGGATTTCCGTTTTATTATATGGAGGCTGAAGCAGCCAAAAAAATATTCGGAAACGCTAAAGAATTTTTAGAAAAAAAATTTCCTTATTAAAAATTAGGTTGAAGTAATTTTGAAATATATGGATAAGAATTGATGAGAAAGTATTTTTACTATATAACGTTGTCGCTTTTAATTTTCAGCTTCAACAAGTTAATACAAGCCGCAGATTACGGTGAAATTGTCGGAGTTGTAATTGATAAAGAAACCGGCGAACCGCTTCCGTTTGCTAACGTTATGATATTAAATACTACGCTTGGAGCCGCTACAGACCAAAACGGAAAATATAGAATAAGTCAAATTCCCGCGGGCAATTATTCTGTTCAAGCAAAATTTATTGGTTACAACAGCGTAACAATTCAAAATGTAAGAGTTTCGTTGAATAGAATAACAAATTTACCATTTGAGCTTAGCAGCGAATCGCTTAAAATTGATGACGTTGTTGTGCAGGCAACAAGACCTGCAGTTGATGTGGAAGTTGCAAGCAGCGCAAAAATGATCACTTCAGAAGATATACAAAATATGCCGGTTGTTACAAATGTTAAAGATTTAGTTGCGTTACAATCGGGCGTTGTAAAAGACGGCGCGAACATACATATCCGCGGCGGAAGGAGTGATGAAGTTTTGTATTTAATAGACGGCGTTCCGGCAAAAAATCCTATTACCGGAGTCGCTTCGGTTGAAATCGATGTTAATCAAATTGAAGAAGTGGAAATTTTAACCGGCGGATTTGATGCCGAATACGGCAATGCCAACAGCGGGGTAATAAATATTATAACAAAGACGGGAAGAGAAAAACTTTCCATGGATGCGGTGTTAAAAACGGATGAACTTTTCGGCAATTCATTATCAACCAATTATGATTATACATATTTTGGATTAAACGGACCCATTCCTTTTCTCTCAAATTCCGGCTTTACTGTTTCCACCCATTTGGAAATGGATGACACATATTATAAAATAGGCGGCGGCTACGGCCACACAAATATGCTGGGCATTAATATTAACGATAAGCAGTATGGAAATTATGGAATTATGGCTCAGATTCATTATCAGCCGTGGAAAGATTTCAGAATAAAACTTCAAGGTCAATTCGATAGAAACAGCAACAAGGCATATAACTGGGCTTGGTCGCAAATACCGGACGCTTTGCCCGTAACAAAAGGCGAATCCGATAGAATTAATATGATAATCGGCCACACTTTAACAAAGGATTCTTATTACAATCTTTCTGTTTCATATCAGAAAGGAAACAGCAAAACAGCTTTGCTCGGTTTGAATTCTCCCGTTGACGCGTTTCAATTTATTTCTACATATTTTTATTATGACGGTACTGTAATTCCACAAGATGAAATTGCAGATATTTTGGCTAACAATCCTGATCTGATTGATTTCTCAAAGACTAAAAGCGAATATAAAAGACCCGATCTAACTTATGATTATGATAACGACGGATTTATTGATGTAGGTACATACCAAAATTACTATCAAAATGATTACAGTACTTTAAATGTTGATTTTGATTATACTCACTTTGTGGGTGTTCATAAAATCAAAGGCGGATTTGAATTTAATTATCAAAAAGTAAATCAGTTGGAAATTGAAAATTACGGTCAATACTTTCCTTATAGAGATACTATTCCCGGACCATATCCGCAATACGGAACAAAGAGATGGTTTTTTGATGATAATATTTTAAATGGCGCTTTTTATGTTCAAGATAGAATTGAATATGCCGGAATGTTTTTAAATATTGGAATTAGAGCCGATATTTTTAAGCATGGCGACATTGTTAATGATAAAGACTTTATTGCTCAATTCAACAATTCGACGGGAAAAGATATAAACAGTTTTAAAAAATTCAAAACAGTTTGGAGTCCCAGAGTCGGTCT
This DNA window, taken from Ignavibacteriota bacterium, encodes the following:
- a CDS encoding esterase-like activity of phytase family protein, coding for MSKIKILFNLQIFIILILAEVFTSCDSTDPLFDKYTPSGTYTINWNDLPKINDNTSLRLGGFVGLFYKENRTFYTITDRGPVNQSLDENGSRTYFEVPEFIPSIIELELQDDNTVKVVKQIAITNPAGTSITGLLPSDSWNSDEEINSPNPTEDDWGIFPGGVLFDIKNNFFWIAEQYNPALMQITYDGQWVRRIRPGEGLRRALGNQTVDGGFTGIDFYGEDHLVTVNGRCLENNHIAGDKAGSMNYAMRRVNIYNLKSNTDISMIYNVEPQSMDGIPEQFVFLGDIAAVNDTSFLVTEFAEFNGSTRNLLFMLSTNDSTTKALVGLEGILGKTIETLTVKERKDNKIKPVNKKLIYDLSVTKIKRPEGIAIINKNTIAVIGNNKYGIIDGDPTNGNYGLNKDPIYLEIIKLPNDLEL
- a CDS encoding TonB-dependent receptor codes for the protein MRKYFYYITLSLLIFSFNKLIQAADYGEIVGVVIDKETGEPLPFANVMILNTTLGAATDQNGKYRISQIPAGNYSVQAKFIGYNSVTIQNVRVSLNRITNLPFELSSESLKIDDVVVQATRPAVDVEVASSAKMITSEDIQNMPVVTNVKDLVALQSGVVKDGANIHIRGGRSDEVLYLIDGVPAKNPITGVASVEIDVNQIEEVEILTGGFDAEYGNANSGVINIITKTGREKLSMDAVLKTDELFGNSLSTNYDYTYFGLNGPIPFLSNSGFTVSTHLEMDDTYYKIGGGYGHTNMLGININDKQYGNYGIMAQIHYQPWKDFRIKLQGQFDRNSNKAYNWAWSQIPDALPVTKGESDRINMIIGHTLTKDSYYNLSVSYQKGNSKTALLGLNSPVDAFQFISTYFYYDGTVIPQDEIADILANNPDLIDFSKTKSEYKRPDLTYDYDNDGFIDVGTYQNYYQNDYSTLNVDFDYTHFVGVHKIKGGFEFNYQKVNQLEIENYGQYFPYRDTIPGPYPQYGTKRWFFDDNILNGAFYVQDRIEYAGMFLNIGIRADIFKHGDIVNDKDFIAQFNNSTGKDINSFKKFKTVWSPRVGLSIPADKDTKLFFNYGYFIQSPSFGELYRDPFLTAVVGNPDLDPRKSINYEVGMETEFIKNYVLNIKLYGRDNSGDIGFRQTETIPARSIYENIGFGSSRGFEIEFRKVYSDYFSLTANYTYLLARGFDLTALDNYELGNTIPPSVREQRVSWDKNHTVKLLANFEIMENDQLDIFGYPLTDFGIYFLVQGVMGRPYTPIIPGAIYIEANSKDGPGELYVDATIHKGFDLFGMRTILFIEAKNIFGIQNINFGSGFNARTGDVYNLGDLEGQTQKYLTQHQIEFLRANEAYTPDLNLRLGLKLYIK